One stretch of Deltaproteobacteria bacterium DNA includes these proteins:
- a CDS encoding glycosyltransferase family 1 protein codes for MKRDIIFFSTADWDNPFWTNKQHLASALADEGFRVLYIESAGLRRPTARAADLRRMWRRLVKGLSGLKRPREGLWVWSPLVVPLQSNPLVKAVNDGVMTAALRRHILRLRFRDPLFWTYNPMSLPLARSLGLDDIVYHCVDDLSAIPGAAADAVLRAESELAGAARMVFTTSPTLQRRCEAAAPGRCRCLPNVVDFDHFSRAMEPGDEPAELASVERPRIGFVGALSEYKVDFDLIAALAARRPQWQWVLVGKVGEGQPGTSAQRLRAPNIHLVGPRPYALVPRWLAAFDAAVIPAPLNDYTRSMFPMKFFEYLAAGRPVVATRLPALVPYASVCRLASSADEFLAGIEDALSGRIDTAGGVELARRHTWKWRTGEMLRLLDL; via the coding sequence GTGAAACGCGACATCATATTCTTCTCCACCGCCGACTGGGACAATCCTTTCTGGACCAACAAGCAGCACCTCGCCTCGGCGCTGGCCGACGAGGGCTTCAGGGTCCTCTACATCGAGTCGGCGGGGCTGCGGCGTCCCACGGCGCGGGCCGCCGACCTGCGCCGCATGTGGCGCAGGCTCGTAAAGGGCCTTTCCGGGCTCAAGAGGCCGAGAGAGGGGCTCTGGGTCTGGTCGCCCCTCGTCGTCCCGCTCCAGTCCAACCCCCTTGTCAAGGCCGTAAACGACGGCGTCATGACGGCGGCGCTGCGGCGACACATCCTGCGGCTTCGTTTCCGGGACCCGCTCTTCTGGACCTACAACCCCATGTCGCTTCCCCTTGCTCGAAGCCTCGGCCTCGACGATATAGTCTACCACTGCGTCGACGACCTCTCGGCCATACCGGGCGCGGCGGCCGACGCCGTGCTTCGGGCCGAGAGCGAGCTTGCGGGGGCGGCCCGCATGGTCTTCACCACGAGCCCGACCCTCCAGCGGCGCTGCGAGGCGGCGGCTCCCGGAAGGTGCCGCTGCCTGCCCAACGTGGTGGACTTCGACCACTTCTCAAGGGCCATGGAGCCCGGGGACGAGCCCGCAGAGCTCGCCTCGGTAGAACGGCCGAGGATAGGCTTTGTGGGCGCCCTGAGCGAGTACAAGGTGGACTTCGACCTCATCGCCGCCCTCGCCGCCCGAAGACCGCAGTGGCAGTGGGTCCTGGTGGGCAAGGTCGGCGAGGGCCAGCCCGGCACTTCGGCGCAACGGCTCAGGGCCCCCAATATCCACCTCGTCGGTCCCAGGCCCTACGCTCTTGTGCCGCGCTGGCTCGCCGCCTTCGACGCGGCCGTCATACCTGCGCCGCTCAACGACTACACGCGCTCCATGTTCCCCATGAAGTTCTTCGAGTACCTGGCCGCCGGCAGGCCGGTCGTCGCCACCAGGCTCCCGGCCCTCGTCCCCTACGCCTCCGTGTGCCGGCTCGCATCTTCGGCCGACGAGTTCCTGGCCGGCATCGAAGACGCCCTCTCCGGCAGGATCGACACGGCGGGGGGAGTGGAACTCGCCCGGCGTCACACCTGGAAGTGGAGGACAGGCGAAATGCTCAGACTCCTCGACCTGTGA
- a CDS encoding glycosyltransferase family 4 protein gives MGLEGLRIAIVHDYLNQRGGAERVVAALHELFPRAPIYTSIVDYDNLLPELAGADIRPSWMQRLPGVLRHFKKYVMLYPRVFDSLMLDGYDIIVSSSSAFGKGATKADPSTFHVCYCHTPMRFVWDYESYVEREGMGPLTRAVLPRFIEGLRRWDLATKDRPDRYVANSSKTRERIARFYGRHSTVIFPPVETSKFTPSAGAGDYYLIVSRLNSYKSIDLAVEAFNTLGLPLKVVGDGPYAPALRAMAARNVEFPGPCGDDELARWYAGCRALVFPGEEDFGIAPLEANAAGRPVIAFRGGGALDTVKEGVSGIFFDERTPESIADAVRRFEEGAMDVDPAAIRAHALRFDSRVFKERFLGFIEEKFEEFAGGGRTRAAAGTGGRRG, from the coding sequence GTGGGTCTCGAGGGCCTCAGGATAGCTATAGTCCACGACTATCTCAATCAGAGGGGCGGGGCCGAACGGGTCGTGGCCGCGCTCCACGAGCTCTTTCCCCGGGCCCCCATCTATACGTCCATCGTCGATTACGACAACCTTCTGCCCGAGCTTGCCGGCGCCGACATCAGGCCCTCGTGGATGCAGCGTCTTCCCGGGGTTCTGCGCCACTTCAAGAAGTATGTCATGCTCTATCCGCGGGTCTTCGATTCGTTGATGCTCGATGGCTACGACATCATCGTGAGCTCGAGCAGCGCCTTCGGCAAGGGGGCCACAAAGGCCGACCCCTCCACCTTTCACGTCTGCTACTGTCACACGCCCATGCGTTTTGTCTGGGACTACGAAAGCTACGTGGAGCGCGAGGGAATGGGGCCGCTCACAAGGGCCGTGCTCCCCCGGTTCATCGAGGGACTCAGGCGGTGGGACCTGGCCACGAAGGACCGTCCCGACCGCTACGTTGCCAATTCGTCGAAGACGAGGGAGAGGATAGCCCGCTTTTACGGCCGCCACAGCACCGTCATCTTTCCGCCGGTGGAGACCTCCAAGTTCACGCCTTCGGCCGGCGCCGGCGATTATTACCTGATAGTGTCGCGCCTCAACTCCTACAAGTCCATAGACCTGGCCGTCGAGGCCTTCAACACCCTTGGTCTGCCGCTCAAGGTCGTGGGCGACGGCCCCTACGCTCCTGCGCTGCGGGCCATGGCGGCGCGCAACGTGGAGTTTCCCGGTCCCTGCGGCGACGACGAGCTCGCCCGCTGGTACGCTGGGTGCCGGGCGCTCGTCTTTCCGGGCGAGGAGGACTTCGGCATAGCGCCGCTCGAGGCGAACGCGGCGGGCCGCCCGGTCATCGCCTTCCGCGGCGGCGGGGCCCTCGATACCGTGAAGGAAGGGGTAAGCGGCATATTCTTCGACGAGAGGACGCCGGAGTCGATAGCCGACGCCGTAAGGCGCTTCGAGGAGGGCGCCATGGATGTGGACCCCGCGGCCATACGGGCCCACGCCCTGCGCTTCGACAGCCGGGTCTTCAAGGAGAGGTTCCTGGGTTTTATCGAGGAGAAGTTCGAGGAGTTCGCGGGCGGCGGGCGGACCAGGGCCGCCGCCGGGACGGGAGGGCGCCGTGGTTAA
- a CDS encoding sugar transferase has protein sequence MWTPRPYGPTPCASTAGSSRRGSWVLSRRSSRSSRAAGGPGPPPGREGAVVKKKAQVLAAAAYGIDMAATVASFYLAYWIRDTWFTSFDKLFGLAQYHWLLLFIIPIWTAALFYAGAYRFSLTSSLVRDLVRAWTAVLVGALALAALIFLYKTLYFSRLFLAVFVASNLLTLTVTRLVFYKVVAWGLRSEQNRRNVIIVGTGGTARNIGRLVAEHRGWGFNLLGYIREDDTGGEAGGLGAPVIGTIGDIPELVRKSVVDEVIFAVSRERVEELENIFLFLEDHGINARLALDIFPHMIARVHIEEIGDTPLLTFTTIPTNEVALLVKRLVDIVLSAAALVLLSPLFAVIPVLIKLTSPGPVLFVQKRCGLNGRVFDFYKFRSMYVGSEKMKPRLASLNENDGPAFKMRNDPRITPVGRFLRKTSLDELPQFWNVLKGDMSIVGPRPPIPSEVARYERWQRRRLSMKPGLTCLWQVSGRSLLHFHDWMRLDLQYIDNWSLWLDIKIMFKTIPAVFSGKGAY, from the coding sequence ATGTGGACCCCGCGGCCATACGGGCCCACGCCCTGCGCTTCGACAGCCGGGTCTTCAAGGAGAGGTTCCTGGGTTTTATCGAGGAGAAGTTCGAGGAGTTCGCGGGCGGCGGGCGGACCAGGGCCGCCGCCGGGACGGGAGGGCGCCGTGGTTAAGAAGAAGGCCCAGGTGCTGGCCGCCGCGGCCTACGGCATCGACATGGCGGCGACCGTCGCGTCCTTCTATCTCGCCTACTGGATAAGGGATACGTGGTTCACCTCCTTCGACAAGCTCTTCGGACTCGCCCAGTACCACTGGCTGCTGCTCTTCATCATCCCGATCTGGACGGCCGCCCTCTTCTACGCCGGCGCCTACAGGTTCTCGCTCACCTCGTCGCTCGTAAGGGACCTCGTGCGCGCCTGGACGGCCGTGCTCGTCGGGGCGCTCGCGCTCGCGGCCCTCATCTTCCTGTACAAGACCCTCTACTTCAGCCGGCTCTTCCTCGCCGTATTCGTCGCATCGAACCTGTTGACGCTGACCGTGACGCGGCTCGTCTTCTACAAGGTGGTGGCCTGGGGTCTGCGAAGCGAGCAAAACAGGAGAAACGTCATAATCGTCGGCACCGGCGGGACGGCACGCAACATCGGGAGGCTCGTGGCCGAGCACAGGGGCTGGGGCTTCAACCTCCTGGGCTACATAAGGGAGGACGATACCGGCGGGGAGGCGGGCGGGCTCGGCGCTCCCGTCATAGGGACCATAGGGGACATACCCGAGCTCGTGCGAAAGAGCGTGGTCGACGAGGTCATCTTCGCCGTCTCGCGCGAGCGTGTCGAGGAGCTGGAAAACATCTTCCTCTTCCTCGAGGACCACGGCATAAACGCCCGCCTTGCGCTCGACATCTTCCCCCACATGATAGCGAGGGTCCACATCGAGGAGATAGGCGATACGCCGCTTCTCACCTTCACCACCATACCGACCAACGAGGTGGCGCTGCTCGTCAAGCGCCTCGTCGACATAGTCCTCTCGGCGGCCGCTCTGGTGCTCCTCTCCCCGCTCTTCGCCGTCATACCGGTCCTCATAAAGCTCACCTCGCCGGGGCCGGTCCTCTTCGTGCAGAAACGCTGCGGGCTGAACGGCAGGGTCTTCGACTTCTACAAGTTCCGCTCCATGTACGTCGGCTCCGAGAAGATGAAGCCACGGCTTGCTTCCCTCAACGAGAACGACGGTCCGGCCTTCAAGATGCGCAACGACCCGAGGATAACGCCCGTGGGCAGGTTCCTGCGTAAGACGAGTCTCGACGAGCTGCCCCAGTTCTGGAACGTCCTCAAGGGGGACATGAGCATCGTCGGCCCGCGGCCGCCGATCCCCTCCGAGGTGGCCCGTTACGAGCGCTGGCAGAGGCGAAGGCTCTCCATGAAGCCGGGACTCACCTGCCTGTGGCAGGTGAGCGGGCGCAGCCTGCTCCACTTCCACGACTGGATGCGCCTGGACCTCCAGTACATAGACAACTGGAGCCTCTGGCTCGACATAAAGATAATGTTCAAGACCATCCCCGCCGTCTTCTCCGGCAAGGGCGCCTATTGA
- a CDS encoding class I SAM-dependent methyltransferase: MKDREGRPFPAAGLRRDERGVWRLPQERDREISYPEDGHDRCYAVEESSFWFSHRNSVITTVVRRFPPAGAMLDVGGGNGFVTMALGKAGFDAWLVEPGYGGCLNAVERGVETVVNARLEELSIAEGTVGGIGLFDVIEHLRRPEGLLREAARTLCDGGRLYVTVPAHDWLWSHADVRAGHFRRYGPAALRRALDGAGLETEYHTFFFSFMAAPLFIMRTLPHRLGLGRTDADEKTRLSETRADHAPKKGPAGMLMEALFKRELAVIDGSRMGHGTSLLAVGRRR; this comes from the coding sequence ATGAAAGACCGTGAAGGCAGGCCCTTCCCGGCGGCGGGCCTGAGGCGCGACGAAAGGGGGGTATGGCGGCTGCCGCAGGAGCGGGACAGGGAGATCTCCTACCCCGAAGACGGCCACGACCGCTGCTACGCCGTCGAAGAGTCGTCCTTCTGGTTCAGCCACAGAAACAGCGTCATCACGACCGTGGTCAGGCGATTCCCGCCGGCCGGCGCCATGCTCGACGTGGGAGGGGGAAACGGCTTCGTCACCATGGCGCTCGGCAAGGCCGGCTTCGACGCCTGGCTCGTGGAGCCCGGCTACGGCGGCTGCCTAAACGCCGTGGAGCGGGGCGTGGAGACGGTGGTAAACGCCCGCCTCGAGGAGCTCTCCATTGCGGAAGGCACGGTCGGAGGCATAGGGCTCTTCGATGTCATCGAGCACCTGCGCAGGCCGGAAGGGCTGCTCCGCGAGGCGGCGAGGACGCTCTGTGACGGCGGAAGGCTCTACGTGACCGTGCCGGCCCACGACTGGCTCTGGAGCCACGCCGACGTGCGGGCCGGTCACTTCAGGCGCTACGGCCCGGCCGCCCTCCGCCGCGCCCTCGACGGGGCCGGCCTCGAGACCGAGTACCACACCTTCTTCTTCTCCTTCATGGCCGCCCCCCTCTTCATCATGCGGACCCTCCCCCACCGGCTCGGGCTCGGCCGCACGGACGCCGATGAAAAGACGCGCCTGTCGGAGACCAGGGCCGACCACGCGCCCAAAAAGGGCCCTGCCGGCATGCTCATGGAGGCGCTCTTCAAGAGAGAACTCGCCGTCATCGACGGCTCGCGCATGGGCCACGGCACGAGCCTGCTCGCCGTGGGCCGCCGCCGCTGA
- a CDS encoding glycosyltransferase, translated as MAEHLSMDEEETVYSVTIPVYNSQATLAELMERLTAVMDATGRPYEVILVDDASRDGSWREIKRLKKRYPAIRGFRMMSNVGQYKALLCALDHARGRYVITLDDDLQNPPEEIPKLIARIESDDEVECVIGAPRTKRHSLYRNMGTAFVSWIYRVIFNKPRDLTTSSFRIFTAGVRDALVQYRTRNPVLTPLLLRNARSIVNVEVEHDERRHGRSGYSLARLVKITLDNVLNFSTLPLKVVSLVGLAAASLSLLLTALYAFWYAQGKVSAPGFITLVLLITFFSGLILLSMGLIGEYLIRIIEEVNHSPRYIIRERT; from the coding sequence ATGGCTGAGCACCTTTCCATGGACGAAGAAGAGACGGTCTACTCGGTGACCATCCCCGTCTACAACTCGCAGGCCACGCTCGCCGAGCTCATGGAGCGCCTCACGGCCGTAATGGACGCCACGGGGCGGCCCTACGAGGTCATACTGGTGGACGACGCATCGCGCGACGGCTCGTGGCGGGAGATAAAGAGGCTGAAGAAGCGCTATCCGGCCATAAGGGGATTTCGCATGATGAGCAACGTGGGCCAGTACAAGGCCCTGCTCTGCGCCCTCGATCACGCCAGGGGCCGTTACGTCATAACCCTCGACGACGACCTCCAGAACCCGCCCGAAGAGATACCGAAACTCATCGCAAGGATAGAGTCGGACGACGAGGTGGAATGCGTAATCGGCGCCCCCCGCACCAAGCGCCACAGCCTCTACCGCAACATGGGCACGGCCTTCGTGTCGTGGATATACCGCGTCATATTCAACAAGCCCCGCGATCTCACCACGTCGAGCTTCCGTATCTTCACGGCCGGCGTGCGCGACGCCCTCGTCCAGTACAGGACGCGCAATCCCGTGCTCACGCCGCTGCTTCTCAGGAACGCCCGCTCCATAGTCAACGTGGAGGTCGAGCACGACGAGCGCAGGCACGGGCGCTCGGGCTACAGCCTTGCAAGGCTTGTGAAGATCACGCTCGACAACGTCCTCAACTTCTCCACCCTGCCGCTCAAGGTGGTGAGTCTCGTGGGACTCGCGGCGGCGTCGCTGAGCCTGCTGCTCACCGCCCTCTACGCCTTCTGGTACGCGCAGGGCAAGGTGAGCGCCCCGGGATTCATAACGCTCGTGCTGCTCATCACCTTCTTCAGCGGCCTCATACTCCTTTCCATGGGTCTCATCGGCGAGTACCTCATAAGGATCATCGAGGAGGTCAACCACTCGCCGCGCTACATAATAAGGGAGAGGACGTGA
- a CDS encoding radical SAM protein encodes MSLSAKSSFLLSLLYARAAGRRIPLTVIFNVTDRCNLKCAYCYAGYHRRRKPELTTGQIRRAIDELAEMGCRRVSISGGEPLLRKDIGEIIGHVRSLGLMCTVNSNGALVPRRIDDLRGIDALALSLDGDREAHDAYRGEGSFDRVIEAIEAARAAGIRVHTNTVLTKKNLHTVKFVLDLADEYEIMAEFNLCIAYLFDRDKAADYKSDDEKIRDVLREIIRYKDEGRRILFSRQAYELSLKWPSYDMESVFGEEPDFPHARCAAGRYFCFFDTDGTLYACPHLMGLQKGRSVVADGLARAFDGLDDHDCRACYQVYHNEFNLLFGLDWRVLANQIRNNLFSFHRERE; translated from the coding sequence ATGTCTCTGTCAGCCAAATCGTCGTTTCTTCTCAGTCTCCTCTACGCCAGGGCAGCGGGCAGGAGGATACCGCTCACCGTCATATTCAACGTAACGGACCGGTGCAACCTCAAGTGCGCCTACTGCTACGCCGGGTACCACAGGCGCCGGAAACCGGAGCTCACGACCGGCCAGATAAGGCGCGCAATCGACGAGCTCGCGGAGATGGGCTGCCGCCGCGTGAGCATAAGCGGCGGCGAGCCGCTTCTCAGAAAGGACATAGGCGAAATAATAGGGCACGTCAGGTCGCTGGGGCTCATGTGCACGGTCAACAGCAACGGCGCGCTCGTGCCCCGCAGGATCGACGACCTCCGGGGCATAGACGCCCTCGCCCTGAGCCTCGACGGCGACAGGGAGGCCCACGACGCATACCGCGGCGAGGGGAGTTTTGATCGGGTCATCGAGGCCATAGAGGCGGCCAGGGCCGCGGGCATAAGGGTCCACACCAACACGGTCCTTACGAAAAAGAACCTCCATACCGTCAAGTTCGTCCTCGATCTGGCCGATGAATATGAAATAATGGCCGAGTTCAACCTCTGCATCGCCTATCTCTTCGACAGGGACAAGGCGGCCGACTACAAGAGCGACGACGAGAAGATAAGGGATGTGCTAAGAGAGATCATAAGGTACAAGGACGAGGGCAGACGCATTCTCTTTTCGCGGCAGGCCTACGAGCTGAGCCTCAAGTGGCCGAGCTACGACATGGAGTCGGTCTTCGGCGAGGAGCCGGACTTTCCCCACGCCCGCTGCGCCGCGGGCCGCTACTTCTGCTTCTTCGACACCGACGGCACGCTCTACGCCTGCCCCCATCTCATGGGTCTGCAGAAAGGGCGCAGCGTCGTGGCCGACGGCCTTGCAAGGGCCTTCGACGGCCTCGACGACCACGACTGCAGGGCCTGCTACCAGGTATACCACAACGAGTTCAACCTGCTCTTCGGCCTCGACTGGAGGGTGCTGGCCAATCAGATACGGAACAACCTCTTTTCCTTTCACCGCGAACGAGAATGA
- a CDS encoding radical SAM protein, which translates to MSLADRAVFFGRVIKSRLTGARAPLVVVLNVINRCNLRCIYCYGEYYDRKVADFTTGELKDLIDELAAMGTKSITIGGGEPLLRGDIGEIIAHVKSRRIECGMNTNGTLIPKKIDAVSQLDSVCVSLDGDEVPNDLNRGDGTYRRIVEGIKAARAAGVHVHTNTVLTRNSIGSIDHIMRLARKLGFMTEFNLPFYLGERDSKNDELYPDDEQCRRAWRKILDYKARGYPVLFSRASHLYALRWPDYRRRVYYDEDPDFDYIRCYAGRLMCFIDSDGSVYPCAQLIGTFEARNIRDEGGFAAAWEHLASNPCRTCYFTCFNHFNLIFRLDASTIAETVKNTFREAL; encoded by the coding sequence ATGAGCCTTGCTGACAGGGCCGTATTCTTCGGGAGGGTCATAAAGTCGCGGCTCACCGGCGCGCGCGCGCCGCTCGTGGTTGTGCTCAACGTCATCAACCGCTGCAACCTGCGGTGCATATACTGTTACGGCGAGTACTACGACAGGAAGGTCGCCGACTTCACCACCGGCGAGCTGAAGGACCTCATAGACGAACTCGCCGCCATGGGCACCAAGTCCATAACCATAGGCGGCGGCGAGCCGCTGCTCAGAGGCGACATAGGCGAGATAATAGCCCACGTCAAGAGCCGCCGCATCGAGTGCGGCATGAACACCAACGGCACTCTCATACCGAAGAAGATCGACGCCGTCTCGCAGCTCGACTCGGTCTGCGTGAGCCTCGACGGCGACGAGGTGCCCAACGACCTCAACCGCGGCGACGGCACCTACCGCCGCATCGTGGAGGGCATAAAGGCCGCCAGGGCCGCCGGCGTCCACGTCCACACCAACACGGTGCTCACGAGGAACAGCATAGGGTCCATAGACCATATCATGAGGCTCGCCCGCAAGCTCGGCTTCATGACGGAGTTCAACCTGCCCTTCTACCTCGGCGAGAGGGACTCGAAGAACGACGAGCTCTATCCAGACGACGAGCAGTGCCGCCGGGCGTGGCGCAAGATACTGGACTACAAGGCCAGGGGCTATCCCGTGCTCTTTTCGAGGGCCTCGCACCTCTACGCCCTGCGCTGGCCCGACTACCGCCGGCGCGTCTACTACGACGAGGACCCCGACTTCGATTACATACGCTGTTACGCCGGCAGGCTCATGTGCTTCATAGACAGCGACGGGTCGGTCTACCCCTGCGCGCAGCTTATCGGCACCTTCGAGGCCCGCAACATACGCGACGAGGGCGGCTTCGCCGCCGCCTGGGAGCACCTGGCGTCAAACCCATGCAGGACCTGTTACTTCACGTGCTTCAACCACTTCAACCTCATCTTCAGGCTCGACGCCTCCACCATCGCCGAGACCGTGAAGAACACCTTCAGGGAAGCGCTCTGA
- a CDS encoding radical SAM protein: protein MQDLLLHVLQPLQPHLQARRLHHRRDREEHLQGSALMSAVWEKAAFFLKLLRLRATGARAPLFVFFNVTNRCNARCSYCFGAYYERYASERRRELTTGQILSVIDGLSDMGTRRIGITGGEPLLREDIAEIIARIRERGMSCGLNTNGFLVPARLDDIRGVDNVTISLDGDRDAHDANRGKGSFDRVMAAVEAVRAAAIPLHLSTVVTARNRDSLDFVMEFARQRGVPVQVSPLYERFWGEKDEGFPAKLDQGELRETIGRVMEYKRRGYPVFFSLRTYEKILAWPYGDRDRVVGEEPDFPHARCYMGRLLCTIDASGDVYPCAQLEGFRVKNAVEDGLRDAFDNIADHDCRACLWACYNEYNLLFALDPAVLWNTVRNALTH from the coding sequence ATGCAGGACCTGTTACTTCACGTGCTTCAACCACTTCAACCTCATCTTCAGGCTCGACGCCTCCACCATCGCCGAGACCGTGAAGAACACCTTCAGGGAAGCGCTCTGATGTCAGCCGTGTGGGAGAAGGCCGCTTTCTTTCTGAAACTCCTTCGCCTCAGGGCCACCGGCGCCAGGGCGCCCCTCTTCGTCTTCTTCAACGTCACCAACAGGTGCAACGCCCGCTGCTCCTACTGCTTCGGCGCCTACTACGAACGTTACGCAAGCGAGCGCCGCAGGGAGCTCACGACGGGGCAGATACTCTCCGTCATAGACGGGCTCTCGGATATGGGCACGCGCCGCATAGGCATCACGGGCGGAGAGCCCCTTCTGAGAGAGGACATAGCCGAGATCATAGCCCGCATAAGGGAGCGGGGCATGAGCTGCGGGCTCAACACCAACGGCTTTCTCGTGCCCGCGAGGCTCGACGACATCAGGGGCGTGGACAACGTGACCATAAGCCTCGACGGCGACAGGGACGCCCACGACGCCAACAGGGGAAAGGGGAGCTTCGACAGGGTCATGGCCGCCGTGGAGGCCGTGAGGGCCGCCGCCATACCGCTCCACCTGAGCACGGTCGTGACCGCGCGCAACAGGGACTCGCTCGATTTCGTAATGGAGTTCGCCAGGCAAAGGGGCGTACCCGTCCAGGTGAGCCCCCTCTACGAACGCTTCTGGGGCGAGAAGGACGAGGGCTTCCCGGCAAAGCTCGATCAGGGGGAGCTGCGCGAGACCATCGGGCGCGTCATGGAGTACAAGCGCCGGGGATACCCGGTCTTCTTCTCGCTCAGGACCTACGAGAAGATACTGGCCTGGCCCTACGGCGACCGCGACAGGGTGGTGGGCGAGGAGCCGGACTTTCCCCACGCCCGCTGCTACATGGGCCGCCTGCTCTGCACCATCGACGCCAGCGGCGACGTCTACCCCTGCGCCCAGCTCGAGGGCTTCAGGGTGAAGAACGCCGTGGAGGACGGCCTGCGCGATGCCTTCGACAACATAGCGGACCACGACTGCCGGGCATGCCTCTGGGCCTGCTACAACGAGTACAACCTCCTCTTCGCCCTCGACCCCGCCGTCCTGTGGAACACGGTGAGGAACGCATTGACGCACTGA
- a CDS encoding glycosyltransferase, with product MDNGTDISVVVPVYNEREVLPHLYERLASVLEGLGMSYEIIFVNDASTDDSLHILRGLHERDGRVKILSFSRNFGHQTAVTAGLNFSRGRAVVVMDGDLQDPPECIPAFVARWREGNEVVYGVRRKRKESLMKRALYKVYYRVLRLLSKVDIPLDSGDFCLMDRKVVELLNHMPERNRFVRGLRRWVGFRQAGVPYERDARYAGESKYTFFKLVKLALDGIVSFSELPLKASVLIGFAISIMTVVYSFYLIVNRIVHPANQIPGWTSIIVAVTFLGGIELMVMGFLGEYLLRIYDEVKDRPQYILNGVIGFEEKGDAEGVGGDSGLQRGEVHREVPGLSQGPEL from the coding sequence ATGGACAACGGTACGGACATATCGGTCGTAGTGCCCGTCTACAACGAGCGCGAGGTGCTGCCCCACCTCTACGAGCGGCTCGCCTCGGTGCTCGAGGGCCTGGGGATGAGCTACGAGATAATCTTCGTCAACGACGCGAGCACCGACGACTCGCTCCATATCCTGCGGGGCCTTCACGAGCGCGACGGCCGCGTGAAGATACTCTCCTTTTCGCGCAACTTCGGCCACCAGACGGCCGTCACCGCCGGGCTCAACTTCAGCCGCGGCCGCGCCGTCGTCGTCATGGACGGCGATCTCCAGGACCCGCCCGAGTGCATACCGGCCTTTGTCGCCAGATGGAGGGAGGGCAACGAGGTCGTCTACGGCGTCAGGAGAAAGCGCAAGGAGAGCCTCATGAAGAGGGCGCTCTACAAGGTCTACTACCGGGTGCTGCGCCTCCTCTCCAAGGTGGACATACCGCTCGACAGCGGGGACTTCTGCCTCATGGACCGCAAGGTGGTCGAGCTCCTGAACCACATGCCCGAGCGCAACCGCTTCGTGCGGGGGCTGCGCCGCTGGGTGGGCTTCAGGCAGGCGGGCGTGCCCTACGAACGCGACGCCCGCTACGCCGGCGAGTCGAAGTACACCTTCTTCAAGCTCGTAAAGCTCGCGCTCGACGGCATCGTGAGCTTCTCGGAGCTGCCGCTCAAGGCCTCGGTGCTCATAGGCTTCGCCATATCGATAATGACGGTCGTATACTCCTTCTATCTCATAGTCAACAGGATCGTCCACCCCGCAAACCAGATACCGGGCTGGACGTCCATCATCGTGGCCGTCACCTTTCTCGGCGGCATAGAGCTCATGGTCATGGGTTTCCTCGGCGAGTACCTGCTGAGGATATACGACGAGGTCAAGGACCGTCCCCAGTACATACTCAACGGGGTCATAGGATTCGAGGAGAAGGGCGATGCCGAGGGTGTCGGTGGTGATTCCGGCCTACAACGCGGAGAAGTACATAGAGAAGTGCCTGGCCTCTCTCAGGGCCCAGAGCTATGA